A DNA window from Providencia huaxiensis contains the following coding sequences:
- the mutS gene encoding DNA mismatch repair protein MutS, with protein MTDKQSFESHTPMMQQYLKLKAQHSDILLFYRMGDFYELFFDDAKKASQLLDISLTKRGQSAGQPIPMAGVPHHAAEGYLAKLVQMGESVAICEQIGDPATSKGPVERQVVRIVTPGTITDEALLNERQDNLLAAVWQDQQGFGFATLDITSGRFIISEIADEEALQAELQRTRPAELLYPEDFASMALIEHNKGLRRRPLWEYELDTAKQQLGLQFGTKDLIGFGVEDAHKALRAAGCLLQYVKDTQRTSLPHIRSIVMEKQNDNVILDAATRRNLEITQNLAGGTENTLAAILDMCVTPMGSRMLKRWLHTPLRNIQVLNNRQQAISALQECGFELQPFLRQIGDLERVLARLALRSARPRDLTRMRYAFQQYQDIHQILSQSSCSYLQALQNRIGQFDELQDLLEKAIIDAPPVLVRDGGVIAPGYNSELDEWRALADGATDYLDRLEIREREKLGIDTLKVGYNAVHGYYIQVSRGQSHLTPIHYVRRQTLKNAERYIIPELKEYEDKVLTSKGKALAIEKALYDELFDMLLPHLAALQTSAEALAELDVLANLAERAQTLGYACPQLTEKPGIQITEGRHPVVEQVLSEPFISNPLSLSPQRRLLIITGPNMGGKSTYMRQTALITLLAYIGSFVPASKAVIGPVDRIFTRVGASDDLASGRSTFMVEMTETANILHNATEHSLVLMDEIGRGTSTYDGLSLAWACAENLVNKIKAMTLFATHYFELTTLPEKLEGAVNIHLDAIEHGDTIAFMHNVQDGAASKSYGLAVASLAGVPKEVIKRAKQKLKELEVISNNANASHVDSAQLSFLTTEDVEPSPVLTALAEIDPDKLTPRQALDWIYRLKDMDN; from the coding sequence ATGACTGATAAGCAAAGTTTCGAATCCCACACACCAATGATGCAGCAGTATCTAAAACTAAAAGCACAACATTCAGACATACTGCTGTTTTATCGCATGGGTGACTTCTACGAATTGTTTTTTGATGATGCTAAAAAAGCGTCTCAACTGTTAGATATTTCCCTCACCAAGCGAGGTCAATCCGCAGGGCAGCCGATCCCTATGGCAGGTGTCCCTCACCATGCTGCAGAGGGTTACTTAGCTAAATTAGTACAAATGGGTGAATCCGTCGCCATTTGTGAGCAAATTGGCGACCCAGCGACCAGTAAAGGGCCAGTTGAGCGCCAAGTAGTACGCATTGTGACACCAGGCACAATTACCGATGAAGCCCTATTAAATGAAAGGCAAGACAACCTTTTAGCCGCGGTATGGCAAGACCAACAAGGTTTTGGTTTCGCAACATTAGATATTACCTCAGGCCGCTTTATTATAAGTGAAATTGCCGACGAAGAAGCATTACAAGCCGAACTGCAACGCACTCGCCCTGCTGAACTTCTATACCCCGAAGATTTCGCCAGTATGGCATTAATTGAACATAATAAAGGCCTACGTCGTCGCCCACTGTGGGAATATGAACTCGATACAGCAAAACAACAGCTAGGTTTACAGTTTGGCACAAAAGATTTAATCGGTTTTGGAGTTGAAGACGCACACAAAGCGCTCAGAGCCGCAGGCTGCCTATTGCAATATGTAAAAGACACACAGCGTACTTCACTGCCCCATATTCGCAGTATTGTGATGGAAAAACAAAATGATAATGTCATTTTGGATGCAGCGACTCGTCGCAATTTAGAGATCACCCAAAACCTTGCAGGTGGTACAGAAAACACACTTGCCGCCATTTTAGATATGTGTGTGACCCCAATGGGCAGCCGTATGCTAAAACGTTGGCTACATACCCCATTGCGTAATATTCAAGTATTAAATAACCGCCAACAAGCTATTAGTGCATTGCAAGAATGCGGCTTTGAATTGCAACCATTTTTGCGCCAAATAGGGGATTTAGAACGCGTATTAGCACGTCTAGCCCTACGTTCTGCACGCCCACGCGACTTAACCCGTATGCGTTACGCATTCCAACAATACCAAGATATTCATCAAATACTAAGCCAATCAAGCTGTTCGTATTTACAGGCCCTTCAAAATCGTATTGGTCAATTTGATGAGTTACAAGACTTACTTGAAAAAGCCATTATTGATGCGCCACCTGTATTGGTACGTGATGGCGGAGTTATCGCCCCGGGTTATAACAGTGAACTCGATGAATGGCGCGCCCTTGCTGATGGGGCAACCGACTACCTCGATAGGCTCGAAATTCGTGAAAGGGAAAAACTGGGGATCGATACCCTGAAAGTCGGTTATAACGCGGTTCATGGCTACTATATTCAAGTTAGTCGCGGTCAAAGCCATTTAACGCCTATCCATTACGTCCGTCGCCAAACGTTAAAAAATGCGGAACGCTATATTATTCCTGAACTCAAAGAGTATGAAGATAAGGTATTGACATCAAAAGGAAAAGCACTCGCTATTGAAAAAGCGCTGTATGATGAGCTGTTTGATATGCTATTGCCTCATCTTGCTGCGCTGCAAACCAGTGCTGAAGCACTTGCTGAGTTAGATGTCCTAGCCAACCTTGCGGAGAGGGCTCAAACTCTAGGCTACGCTTGCCCACAACTAACTGAAAAACCGGGTATTCAAATTACTGAGGGTCGCCACCCTGTTGTAGAACAAGTGCTTAGCGAGCCGTTTATTTCCAACCCGTTATCATTGTCACCGCAACGTCGTTTATTGATCATCACAGGCCCAAACATGGGCGGTAAAAGTACCTATATGCGCCAAACAGCATTAATTACCCTGTTAGCATATATCGGTAGTTTCGTCCCTGCCAGCAAAGCGGTGATAGGCCCAGTCGATCGCATTTTCACCCGTGTCGGTGCCTCGGATGACCTTGCATCTGGCCGTTCAACATTCATGGTCGAAATGACAGAAACCGCTAATATTCTTCATAATGCGACAGAGCATAGCTTAGTACTGATGGATGAAATTGGTCGCGGGACTTCAACCTATGACGGTCTTTCTCTTGCTTGGGCTTGCGCTGAAAATTTAGTAAATAAAATCAAGGCAATGACATTATTTGCAACGCATTATTTTGAATTAACAACACTGCCTGAAAAACTCGAAGGCGCGGTCAATATCCATCTCGATGCTATTGAACACGGTGATACCATTGCTTTTATGCATAACGTTCAAGACGGTGCCGCCAGCAAAAGCTATGGCCTTGCTGTCGCTTCTCTTGCCGGTGTACCAAAGGAAGTGATTAAACGGGCAAAACAAAAACTTAAAGAACTCGAAGTTATCTCAAACAATGCCAATGCGAGCCATGTGGATAGCGCCCAGCTTAGCTTTTTAACCACAGAAGATGTCGAGCCATCACCAGTATTAACTGCTCTCGCTGAAATTGATCCTGATAAACTCACTCCGCGCCAAGCCCTAGATTGGATTTATCGGTTAAAGGATATGGATAACTAA